The Sphingobacterium bambusae genome includes a window with the following:
- the bioB gene encoding biotin synthase BioB: MVKNNKEIRHDWTNDELLFIYKRPLLDLIYTAAAVHRLWHRSDEIQLSTLLSVKTGGCPEDCSYCGQAARYHTDTPVHGLLPIQTVLAHAKRAQEKGATRFCMAAAWREVRDNRDFDKVLDMVKAVNGLGLQVCCTLGMLTAQQAKRLQEAGLYAYNHNLDSSASYYKEIISTRTFDDRLETIAHVRRAGITVCSGGIIGLGESTADRIAMLCTLATMEQHPESVPINALSRVAGTPLADQPKVDTWDMVRMVATARIAMPASMVRLSAGRMEMSEQEQAWCFMAGANSIFTGDDAKLLVTPNPSMDDDLSMLAKLGLKPMLPRTTARTEKEDEYTCFQG, translated from the coding sequence ATGGTTAAAAATAATAAGGAAATACGCCACGATTGGACGAATGATGAGTTGCTATTTATCTACAAAAGACCGCTACTTGATTTGATCTATACGGCAGCGGCCGTACATCGATTATGGCATCGCTCGGACGAGATTCAGTTATCTACATTACTGTCCGTGAAAACTGGCGGCTGTCCTGAAGACTGTTCGTATTGCGGGCAAGCGGCACGTTACCACACGGATACGCCTGTTCATGGTTTGTTGCCAATCCAAACTGTTTTAGCTCACGCAAAACGTGCACAGGAGAAAGGCGCAACGAGGTTCTGTATGGCGGCGGCTTGGCGAGAGGTACGCGACAATCGTGATTTTGACAAGGTCTTGGATATGGTAAAAGCCGTAAATGGATTAGGGTTGCAGGTATGCTGTACGCTCGGTATGTTGACCGCCCAACAAGCGAAACGATTACAGGAGGCCGGGCTATATGCCTATAATCACAATTTAGACAGCTCGGCATCGTACTACAAAGAAATCATCTCCACGCGTACTTTCGATGATCGTCTAGAGACTATTGCCCATGTTCGTAGAGCGGGAATCACGGTTTGTTCCGGAGGGATTATTGGTCTGGGGGAGTCTACGGCAGATCGTATTGCGATGCTTTGTACATTGGCAACGATGGAACAACATCCCGAGTCGGTGCCGATCAATGCGTTATCTCGAGTGGCCGGAACGCCATTGGCGGATCAACCTAAGGTGGATACGTGGGATATGGTACGCATGGTTGCGACGGCGCGAATTGCCATGCCTGCTTCAATGGTTCGTCTGAGCGCTGGGCGCATGGAAATGTCGGAACAGGAGCAAGCTTGGTGTTTTATGGCCGGTGCGAACTCTATTTTTACTGGAGACGATGCAAAGCTATTGGTTACGCCCAATCCGAGTATGGACGACGATTTAAGTATGTTGGCTAAGCTGGGCTTAAAACCTATGTTGCCACGTACTACAGCTCGGACTGAAAAAGAAGATGAATATACCTGTTTTCAGGGATAG
- a CDS encoding ATP-binding protein: MKEQCLHLLRLVSYFGIILIFIIGGSEVSNAQQVVSEVAKKYEATVPKSERRAQAAGPYAQALFFNQQTDKAIAILRDNLQHATHFQDSQYAAYLSAILAMNYRILDDIPSSNQYSALAEKYARQSKSMEIKGYVAYCQGWLHIRNGNENEAVRYFLEGLNDFDKAQPSATLLARTTSILTELASIYANWKEYGLQEKYSKQALEIAIKQKDASTIFRTYMLMGHMYEQQYINKDKSLRVRNLAEQYYLKAINFYLSHEAEIPFQSDLSYAAINLANLYMRYYDDEQKAKAMHYAYLAIEKAQKSEHYTQIASAYGILAEIELKENKLSDAKAHLLKSLSEIVKDPLADERILMNINLSLSEIFEREGHLEDAIHYYKEYIRLFSAVYDTEKMEQGRRLEAQFEVERKEQRMLRMQLEADKKEQQINLMHILGLQREQELQNSKLNEDNQRKRLELVNLEADKQSQELRLSRMESQQRAQDILTVQNELSYKDKISRNYGILAASLFLLLLVLGYAFQQRSKTMRQKEELHHITLEKERQHSKISNLTAMLEGQEQERGRLARDLHDGLGGLLSGTKINLSQVVGRIHSPERVEVEQSLAQLDSAVNELRRVAHNLMPDLLKKYGLEESLSDYATRMTNPNLEVSTQFLHYTGRLNEEQQLIIYRIIQELVNNAVKHAKANQILIQVVEEERKLAVTVEDNGRGFDVQSAQAKKSAGLLNIQSRISFLKGNLDIQSSPSLGTTVEIDFPIG; the protein is encoded by the coding sequence ATGAAAGAACAATGTTTGCATCTGCTAAGACTAGTATCCTATTTCGGCATCATCCTTATCTTTATTATAGGGGGGAGCGAGGTGTCTAACGCGCAACAAGTTGTTAGTGAGGTGGCGAAGAAATATGAGGCTACCGTACCGAAAAGCGAACGTCGTGCACAAGCTGCAGGACCATATGCCCAAGCTCTCTTCTTCAACCAACAAACCGATAAGGCAATAGCGATTCTTCGAGATAACTTGCAACATGCGACGCATTTCCAAGACAGTCAGTATGCAGCTTATCTCTCGGCTATCCTAGCCATGAACTACAGAATATTAGATGATATACCGAGCTCCAATCAATACAGTGCGCTCGCGGAAAAATATGCAAGGCAATCCAAAAGTATGGAAATAAAGGGATATGTTGCCTATTGTCAAGGTTGGCTACACATCCGAAATGGAAATGAAAACGAGGCTGTACGTTACTTTCTGGAAGGCTTAAACGACTTCGACAAAGCCCAACCTTCTGCTACATTATTAGCGAGAACCACATCCATATTGACCGAGCTGGCATCCATTTATGCTAATTGGAAAGAATACGGTTTGCAGGAAAAGTACAGTAAACAAGCGTTAGAGATTGCTATCAAACAAAAAGACGCTTCTACAATCTTTCGCACGTATATGTTGATGGGCCATATGTACGAACAGCAATATATTAATAAGGACAAAAGTTTGCGTGTTCGCAACCTGGCAGAGCAGTATTATTTGAAAGCTATCAATTTCTATCTCAGCCACGAGGCCGAGATCCCCTTTCAATCTGATCTATCTTATGCAGCCATCAATCTCGCCAACCTTTACATGCGCTATTACGATGATGAACAAAAAGCAAAAGCTATGCATTACGCGTACTTGGCAATAGAGAAAGCTCAAAAATCGGAACACTACACGCAAATCGCATCAGCCTATGGCATCCTTGCAGAGATCGAACTCAAAGAAAACAAATTGAGCGATGCGAAGGCTCATCTTTTAAAATCGTTGTCTGAAATAGTTAAAGATCCACTGGCGGATGAACGGATCTTGATGAACATCAACCTTAGTTTATCGGAAATTTTTGAACGTGAAGGACATCTAGAAGATGCTATCCACTATTATAAAGAATACATAAGACTATTCTCAGCGGTATACGACACAGAGAAAATGGAGCAGGGACGTCGACTGGAAGCACAGTTCGAAGTTGAGCGTAAAGAACAACGGATGCTCCGCATGCAGCTGGAAGCAGACAAAAAAGAACAACAAATCAACCTTATGCATATCCTCGGTTTACAACGAGAGCAGGAGCTCCAAAACTCCAAGCTCAATGAGGACAATCAGCGTAAACGATTAGAACTGGTCAATCTAGAAGCAGACAAGCAATCGCAGGAACTCAGACTGTCGCGCATGGAATCACAACAACGAGCTCAAGACATCTTAACGGTACAAAATGAGCTATCTTATAAAGACAAGATATCTCGAAATTACGGCATTTTAGCAGCCTCCCTGTTTTTGCTATTGCTGGTTTTGGGTTATGCTTTTCAGCAGCGTTCGAAAACAATGCGCCAAAAAGAAGAGCTTCACCATATCACCTTGGAAAAGGAACGGCAACATTCAAAGATATCCAACCTTACTGCTATGCTAGAGGGACAAGAACAAGAACGCGGACGTTTAGCTCGTGACCTGCACGATGGACTTGGAGGTCTTCTTTCGGGCACCAAGATAAACCTTTCACAGGTGGTAGGCCGCATACATAGCCCTGAACGTGTTGAAGTTGAGCAATCATTGGCGCAATTGGATAGCGCGGTGAATGAACTTCGCCGCGTGGCGCACAACCTGATGCCCGATCTATTAAAAAAATACGGTCTAGAAGAATCCCTATCCGATTATGCTACGCGGATGACTAATCCAAATTTAGAAGTCAGCACACAGTTCCTTCACTATACGGGACGCCTCAATGAAGAACAACAGCTTATTATCTATCGCATCATTCAAGAATTGGTCAACAATGCCGTCAAACACGCAAAGGCAAATCAAATCCTGATTCAAGTTGTGGAAGAAGAGCGTAAATTGGCCGTAACCGTCGAAGACAATGGCCGCGGCTTTGATGTGCAATCGGCGCAAGCAAAAAAATCGGCTGGATTGCTCAATATACAGTCCCGTATCAGTTTTTTAAAAGGAAATTTGGATATCCAGTCATCCCCATCACTAGGTACAACCGTGGAGATTGATTTCCCTATAGGCTAA
- the tyrS gene encoding tyrosine--tRNA ligase — MLHKLRENVEIILPEQGLQEKIQQASDENRPLTIKLGFDPTSADLHLGHAVVLKKIRQFQDLGHHIVIVVGSFTARIGDPTGKNKSRIPLTIDEVEHNAQTYIQQLSRIIDVQKAKVVFNSDWLDQLCFSDIIQIISRVTVAQLLHRNDFNKRFTENSPISMHELLYPILQGYDSVHISCDIEMGGTDQLFNCTMGRQLQETYGKSPQIVLCMPLLKGTDGKEKMSKSLHNTIGLTDTPQDMYGKTMSIPDSLIPEFIRLTTDFTPDKQQALFDRLAAGENPMLIKKLIAMNLVTQYHDVAHAEKAQTFFEQQFQRKSFFEKHFKAVKSASVLTESNSISLLDLCVKLQTDKSKSAIRRLIEGGAVEIDQRKHQNPEMCISPTTGMKIRIGKQGYFELVD; from the coding sequence ATGTTACACAAACTACGTGAAAATGTGGAGATTATTCTCCCCGAACAGGGTCTTCAAGAGAAGATTCAACAAGCGTCCGACGAAAACCGACCATTAACGATCAAGTTAGGCTTTGACCCCACCTCGGCAGATCTTCATCTTGGGCACGCTGTCGTACTCAAAAAAATTCGCCAATTTCAAGATCTAGGCCATCATATCGTTATCGTCGTGGGCAGCTTTACTGCACGCATTGGAGACCCTACAGGCAAGAACAAATCTCGTATTCCGTTAACCATAGACGAGGTTGAACACAATGCCCAAACCTACATACAGCAGTTATCTCGCATCATCGATGTTCAGAAAGCGAAGGTTGTTTTCAATTCGGATTGGTTGGATCAACTTTGTTTTTCCGACATAATACAGATTATCTCTCGCGTAACGGTAGCGCAGTTGTTACACAGGAATGATTTCAACAAGCGTTTCACCGAAAACAGTCCCATTTCCATGCATGAATTGCTTTACCCGATACTGCAGGGATACGACTCGGTCCATATAAGCTGTGACATCGAGATGGGAGGAACGGATCAGCTTTTTAATTGCACTATGGGAAGGCAGTTGCAGGAAACATATGGTAAGAGTCCACAGATCGTGCTATGCATGCCTTTGTTGAAAGGTACCGACGGGAAGGAAAAAATGAGCAAGTCTCTTCATAACACGATCGGATTAACGGACACCCCTCAAGATATGTATGGAAAAACCATGTCGATTCCTGACAGTCTTATCCCAGAGTTTATTCGGTTAACGACAGATTTTACACCAGATAAGCAGCAGGCGCTATTCGACCGCTTAGCAGCGGGAGAAAACCCCATGCTGATTAAAAAACTTATCGCCATGAATTTGGTCACCCAATATCACGATGTCGCACATGCCGAAAAAGCCCAGACATTTTTTGAGCAACAATTCCAAAGGAAAAGTTTCTTTGAAAAACACTTTAAAGCAGTGAAATCAGCCTCCGTGCTAACCGAGTCAAACTCAATATCGCTTTTGGATTTATGTGTGAAACTACAAACCGACAAATCTAAGTCAGCCATACGGCGACTTATTGAAGGTGGTGCTGTAGAAATTGACCAGAGAAAACATCAAAATCCCGAAATGTGCATCTCTCCTACCACAGGTATGAAGATCCGTATAGGAAAGCAAGGCTACTTCGAACTCGTTGATTAG
- a CDS encoding response regulator, with translation MKMNRSVKIVFADDSDIHHFLLESLMSKFVRLQLLIKAKDGEELLHDLSEIQEIPDVAILDLHMPNMDGLSAAKDLLLRFPFVKIYGFTSSSDEKEKEAMLSSGFYKVFPKNKLRELLTELSELP, from the coding sequence ATGAAAATGAATAGATCTGTCAAAATCGTGTTCGCTGACGACTCGGACATTCACCACTTTCTGTTGGAAAGTTTGATGAGCAAGTTTGTGCGACTACAATTACTTATTAAAGCCAAGGATGGTGAAGAACTGCTTCACGATCTCAGCGAAATACAGGAAATTCCCGATGTTGCCATCTTGGACTTGCATATGCCTAATATGGATGGCCTGTCTGCAGCCAAAGATCTCTTGCTACGTTTTCCCTTTGTGAAAATATATGGCTTCACATCTTCAAGCGATGAGAAGGAAAAAGAAGCGATGTTATCCTCTGGTTTCTATAAGGTATTTCCCAAAAATAAACTACGTGAACTGCTTACCGAATTATCGGAGTTACCTTAG
- a CDS encoding DUF3050 domain-containing protein, which yields MKEIQAVNDFIAAERSILLQHPLYRKITQVAHLQKFTEGHVYAVWDFMSLLKALQIKITCVQVPWFASDLPSIRYLINEIVLAEESDEYIDGRRLSHFEMYLDAMEGMGADTAPVLQLVQEIRSGKSLAEAIDQLSVDERIKDFLRFTFLIIEDGESHKIASAFTFGREDLIPDMFTSILNGIQEGAPDTDLSKFIYYFQRHIELDADEHGPLAMQMILELAGDDEVKWQEIRDTAKEALIKRIALWDAIEEGIMITGE from the coding sequence ATGAAAGAAATTCAAGCTGTCAATGATTTTATCGCTGCGGAACGTAGCATCTTATTGCAACATCCTTTATACAGAAAAATAACACAGGTAGCACATTTACAAAAGTTCACGGAGGGGCATGTTTATGCGGTTTGGGATTTTATGTCTTTGTTAAAAGCACTGCAAATAAAGATTACTTGTGTTCAAGTTCCTTGGTTTGCAAGTGATCTGCCTTCTATACGCTATTTAATAAATGAAATCGTTTTGGCCGAGGAATCCGATGAATATATTGACGGGCGCCGGCTTAGTCATTTTGAAATGTATTTGGATGCGATGGAAGGTATGGGGGCAGATACCGCCCCTGTGTTGCAGTTGGTGCAGGAGATTCGCTCGGGGAAATCTTTGGCGGAGGCGATCGATCAGCTAAGTGTAGACGAGCGTATCAAAGACTTCTTACGTTTCACCTTCCTGATAATCGAAGATGGCGAATCTCACAAGATTGCTTCTGCATTTACATTTGGACGCGAGGATCTGATTCCAGATATGTTTACCTCTATCTTAAATGGCATACAGGAAGGAGCGCCAGATACTGATCTAAGCAAGTTCATATACTATTTTCAACGGCATATCGAGCTCGATGCTGATGAACATGGTCCACTTGCTATGCAGATGATTTTGGAGCTCGCTGGAGACGATGAGGTTAAATGGCAGGAAATTAGAGATACTGCAAAGGAGGCGTTAATCAAACGTATCGCATTATGGGATGCGATTGAAGAGGGAATAATGATAACCGGTGAATAG
- a CDS encoding GNAT family N-acetyltransferase — MMQTFEVRLADKRRGELILFSEAKQAGKMDIFIRHKLLTVYHTEVDAIHAGKGYAKLLLDELVRKAREEGLMIKPLCPYVHGQFKKNPDTYADIWWKQD; from the coding sequence ATGATGCAAACCTTTGAAGTCAGACTTGCCGATAAGAGACGAGGGGAATTGATCCTCTTTTCCGAGGCTAAACAGGCCGGTAAAATGGATATCTTTATCCGACATAAGCTGCTTACTGTTTATCATACGGAGGTAGATGCTATTCACGCTGGTAAAGGCTATGCTAAATTGCTGCTAGATGAGCTGGTTCGAAAGGCTAGGGAAGAGGGATTGATGATCAAGCCACTATGTCCCTATGTGCATGGCCAGTTTAAGAAAAATCCGGACACCTATGCGGACATCTGGTGGAAGCAGGATTAG
- a CDS encoding OmpH family outer membrane protein, with product MKNLFRSVALVAVVFLGAQQVSAQQKIGHVNADEIFQMTAEFKTANEQLRTLNDTKTKELQGMYEEFQKKQNDANEKLRNRSEANKATVDAELQTLGQDLQSMEQRIQEVQRVAQEDLGKKQQELLTPIQTKVMNAINAVAKEKGYAYVLDTSNGNVLYFQGGEDISADVKTRLGIAANATPATPAVPPAR from the coding sequence ATGAAAAATTTATTTAGAAGTGTAGCTTTAGTGGCGGTGGTTTTCCTAGGTGCGCAGCAAGTAAGCGCGCAGCAAAAAATTGGTCATGTCAATGCAGATGAAATCTTCCAGATGACAGCTGAGTTCAAAACGGCTAACGAGCAGTTGAGAACCTTGAATGATACAAAAACGAAAGAGCTACAGGGGATGTACGAGGAGTTTCAAAAGAAACAAAACGATGCGAACGAAAAATTGAGAAACCGTAGTGAGGCAAATAAAGCGACCGTTGACGCAGAATTGCAAACTTTAGGACAAGATCTTCAAAGCATGGAGCAACGTATCCAAGAAGTTCAACGTGTAGCTCAAGAGGATCTTGGTAAGAAACAACAAGAATTGTTGACTCCTATCCAAACGAAAGTAATGAATGCGATCAATGCTGTAGCAAAAGAGAAAGGCTACGCTTACGTATTGGATACATCGAATGGGAACGTTCTTTACTTCCAAGGTGGAGAAGATATCTCTGCTGACGTAAAAACTAGATTAGGTATTGCTGCAAACGCAACACCAGCTACTCCAGCAGTTCCTCCAGCAAGATAA
- a CDS encoding OmpH family outer membrane protein, whose amino-acid sequence MKKIVFIIAFVALSVSAAVAQRVAYVDSEYILKHIPEYVSAQKQLDDLSTNWQEEVDKQYGEIERLYKAYQNDQVLLNDDMRKRREDEIVNKEKQVKEFQRQKFGFEGDLYKERIRLVQPVQDRVAKAIQDVANAQGLDLILDKGSEVTFLFANPKLDKSNDIITKLGFKPDPSLAN is encoded by the coding sequence ATGAAAAAAATAGTTTTTATCATTGCCTTCGTCGCTTTATCCGTTAGTGCAGCCGTTGCACAACGTGTGGCTTATGTAGACTCTGAATATATCCTCAAACATATCCCGGAATATGTTTCTGCACAGAAACAACTCGACGATCTATCCACCAACTGGCAGGAAGAAGTAGACAAGCAATATGGTGAAATTGAAAGACTTTATAAAGCTTATCAAAACGACCAAGTATTGTTGAACGACGATATGCGCAAACGCCGTGAGGACGAAATTGTCAACAAAGAGAAGCAAGTGAAAGAGTTCCAACGTCAGAAATTTGGTTTCGAAGGCGATTTGTATAAGGAACGTATCAGACTCGTACAACCAGTTCAGGATCGCGTAGCGAAGGCCATACAAGATGTGGCAAATGCGCAGGGTTTGGATTTGATTTTAGATAAAGGAAGCGAAGTAACTTTTCTGTTCGCCAATCCGAAATTGGATAAAAGTAATGATATCATTACAAAACTAGGTTTTAAACCGGATCCTAGCTTGGCGAATTAA
- the bamA gene encoding outer membrane protein assembly factor BamA, producing MKRILYLITFTLLIGGQQLFAQIRGNNPINLNDPDEITYLDPKNYVIGGVRVTGTEYLDGEVLITISKLVVGQYIEVPSEATANVVKTLMGQNLFDDVQLYAERIQGENIFLEIRVRERPRLTRIDIHGLKKGETDEVRKRLNTNSGKIVNENLIKTTRATIQKFLREKSYLYPEVKIRTEKDTAQSNNEIVIVDVEKNKKIKVHRVHFEGSEAFSDGQLRKYLKGVKPRRWYRIFGPGKFKDDKYKEAKENLVAKMQDKGYRDAQILSDSVVRYDNNEVDIYLNLHEGPRYYVGNIQWSGNSKYKDSVLNLILGIEKGDVYSEEKLTTKLTGPTRNSDDISALYQNDGYLTFSVQPIIKRIYNDTVDVEIVLSEGKQFTINNVIVKGNDVTNDKVVLRSIYTKPGQKFSREMLMRSVREISQLGMFDEQKINPVPTNLNYEEGTTDLEYTVAEKPSDQVELSGGYGAGQVIGTLGLTFNNFSTSNFFKKDAWKPLPRGDGQKFSIRGQTSGKRYQSYNFSFSEPWLGGKKPIYFGLNAYTSNSSFGGFNYLTGRQMVSDSELNRIWMTGVTATLGKRLQWPDNYFQINTSLSFQRYKLQNYGNYFLFSDGTAYNINITQEISRNSVDAPIYPTSGSNFRFSVQLTPPYSSWNSINYQTAPDNERYKWTEYHKWKFDSQWYTKIAGKLVLKMQAQFGYLGNYTSRTPTSTFERFKLGGDGMQGFDFLQGSEIIAMRGYANGTIIPESTGNLNQNIAIQSGSPIYTKYQLELRHPVMLNEQATVFVLAFAEGGNTWNKFSEVNPFKLRRSAGVGARIFLPIFGMLGIDYGHAFDPIPGIQSNRWRQNFTFSILQNMGGF from the coding sequence ATGAAGCGCATATTATACTTAATAACATTCACCTTACTTATTGGAGGCCAACAATTATTCGCACAGATTCGTGGCAACAACCCCATTAACCTGAATGATCCAGACGAGATAACCTATTTGGATCCTAAGAATTATGTTATCGGCGGTGTTCGTGTAACCGGTACGGAATATCTAGACGGAGAAGTTTTGATTACTATTTCGAAACTGGTCGTAGGTCAATACATCGAAGTACCTAGTGAGGCTACCGCGAATGTCGTGAAGACATTGATGGGCCAAAATCTGTTTGATGATGTGCAATTATATGCCGAACGTATTCAAGGAGAGAATATCTTCTTGGAAATACGTGTTCGAGAACGTCCTAGGCTAACACGTATAGACATCCACGGTCTAAAAAAAGGGGAAACTGACGAAGTGCGGAAGCGCCTCAACACCAACTCTGGGAAAATTGTTAACGAGAACTTGATCAAAACCACGCGCGCAACCATCCAGAAATTTCTACGCGAAAAATCATACCTCTATCCGGAGGTTAAAATCCGCACGGAAAAGGATACTGCGCAGTCCAATAATGAGATTGTTATCGTAGATGTGGAGAAGAACAAGAAAATCAAAGTACATCGCGTGCATTTCGAAGGCAGTGAAGCTTTCTCTGATGGACAGTTGCGCAAATATCTTAAAGGTGTAAAACCTCGCCGTTGGTACCGCATTTTTGGACCGGGTAAATTCAAAGACGACAAGTATAAAGAAGCAAAGGAAAATCTTGTAGCCAAAATGCAGGATAAAGGATACCGTGATGCCCAGATATTAAGCGACAGCGTTGTGCGTTATGACAACAATGAGGTGGATATCTATCTGAATCTGCACGAAGGACCTCGCTATTACGTTGGTAATATCCAATGGTCAGGAAACTCCAAGTACAAAGACTCTGTGCTTAATTTGATCTTAGGTATTGAAAAAGGTGACGTATACAGCGAAGAAAAACTGACGACCAAGCTAACTGGTCCTACAAGAAATAGTGACGATATTAGTGCGCTCTACCAAAACGATGGATACCTTACGTTTAGCGTACAGCCAATAATCAAAAGAATTTATAACGACACGGTAGATGTGGAGATTGTCCTCAGTGAAGGTAAACAGTTTACGATCAACAATGTTATTGTAAAAGGAAATGACGTCACGAATGACAAGGTTGTATTGCGCTCTATCTACACGAAGCCAGGACAAAAATTCTCCCGGGAAATGTTGATGCGCAGTGTGCGGGAGATATCACAGCTGGGCATGTTTGATGAACAGAAAATAAATCCTGTCCCAACCAACCTGAACTACGAAGAAGGCACCACCGATCTAGAGTATACCGTAGCTGAAAAGCCATCCGATCAAGTAGAGCTTTCCGGAGGTTACGGTGCCGGGCAAGTCATTGGTACGTTGGGGTTAACATTCAACAACTTCTCAACAAGTAACTTCTTTAAGAAAGATGCTTGGAAACCTTTACCGCGTGGTGACGGCCAAAAATTCAGTATACGTGGACAAACATCCGGAAAACGTTACCAGTCGTATAATTTTTCGTTCTCTGAGCCTTGGCTTGGAGGTAAAAAGCCTATCTACTTTGGTTTGAATGCCTATACGTCTAACTCATCCTTCGGTGGATTTAACTACCTCACTGGACGTCAAATGGTTAGCGATTCGGAACTTAACCGTATTTGGATGACAGGGGTAACAGCAACGTTAGGTAAACGTTTGCAATGGCCAGACAACTACTTTCAGATCAATACCTCACTGTCCTTCCAACGCTATAAATTGCAGAATTACGGAAACTACTTCCTATTCTCGGATGGTACAGCATACAACATCAACATTACACAAGAAATCAGTCGAAACTCGGTGGATGCACCAATCTACCCTACTTCGGGATCCAACTTCCGCTTTTCGGTGCAGTTGACGCCTCCATACTCATCATGGAACAGTATCAATTACCAAACAGCGCCGGATAACGAACGTTATAAATGGACCGAGTACCACAAGTGGAAATTCGACAGCCAGTGGTATACAAAAATTGCCGGTAAACTTGTGTTGAAAATGCAAGCACAATTTGGTTACTTGGGTAATTACACGTCTAGAACGCCAACGTCTACATTTGAACGCTTTAAACTGGGTGGTGACGGAATGCAAGGTTTTGACTTCTTACAAGGATCCGAGATCATTGCGATGCGCGGTTACGCCAATGGTACTATCATTCCAGAATCTACGGGTAACCTCAACCAAAATATTGCGATCCAATCTGGTAGTCCGATTTATACCAAATACCAACTGGAGTTGAGACACCCTGTAATGCTTAACGAGCAGGCTACCGTTTTCGTGCTCGCTTTCGCTGAAGGAGGAAACACCTGGAATAAATTCAGCGAGGTGAATCCATTCAAACTTCGTCGTTCAGCGGGTGTGGGCGCACGTATCTTCCTTCCTATCTTCGGTATGTTGGGAATCGATTACGGACATGCTTTCGACCCTATCCCCGGTATCCAGTCCAACCGCTGGAGACAGAACTTCACGTTTAGTATCCTACAAAATATGGGCGGATTCTAA
- a CDS encoding isoprenyl transferase produces MSFKEKINKEKLPAHIAIIMDGNGRWAKGIGKLRIFGHQNGVSAVREAMEGCVEIGVKHLTLYAFSSENWNRPKLEVKALMELLVNTLAKETKTFMDNGIRLNAIGSIKDLPKNCQAKLTDTIEITKNNDACVLTLALSYGARAELVEATKAITQKVLNGELQLADIDEKTISANLFTADMPDPDLMIRTSGEQRISNYLLYQMAYTEFVFLEKMWPEFTREDLYEVIYNYQHRERRFGKTSEQL; encoded by the coding sequence ATGAGTTTTAAAGAGAAAATAAATAAAGAAAAGCTTCCTGCACATATTGCCATCATTATGGACGGCAATGGTCGATGGGCCAAAGGGATCGGTAAACTACGTATATTCGGCCATCAGAATGGCGTTTCCGCTGTGCGCGAAGCCATGGAGGGCTGCGTGGAAATTGGTGTAAAACACCTTACTTTATACGCTTTTTCATCAGAAAACTGGAATCGCCCCAAGCTAGAGGTTAAAGCGCTAATGGAGCTTTTGGTAAATACATTAGCAAAAGAAACCAAAACGTTTATGGACAACGGAATTCGCCTTAATGCCATCGGCAGCATTAAGGATCTTCCGAAGAATTGCCAAGCTAAACTCACCGATACCATTGAAATCACAAAGAACAATGATGCCTGTGTACTGACCTTAGCGCTTAGTTACGGCGCGCGAGCAGAACTGGTGGAAGCCACAAAGGCCATCACACAAAAAGTGCTTAACGGAGAACTCCAACTGGCTGACATTGATGAAAAAACCATCAGTGCAAACCTATTTACAGCAGACATGCCGGATCCGGATCTTATGATTCGCACAAGTGGAGAACAACGCATAAGCAACTACCTGCTCTACCAAATGGCTTACACCGAATTTGTATTTTTGGAGAAAATGTGGCCCGAATTTACTAGGGAAGATCTGTACGAAGTAATATACAACTACCAGCATAGAGAAAGAAGATTTGGGAAAACGAGCGAACAATTGTAA